From Bacteroidales bacterium, one genomic window encodes:
- a CDS encoding FAD-binding protein yields the protein MNILRDNLTRVLYATDASAYREIPYGVCFPAGIEDIRLAISVAGANGISLIPRTAGTSLAGQVVGSGLVADVSKYMDRILEVNKAEHWARVQPGVVLDKLNLYLAKDGLFFGPETSTSNRCCVGGMVGNNSSGSHSLVYGTSRANLIEAKVVLSDGTLAVFSKERAAEVINKIKVKAEEFKKSIYDGTGKFSERGLAKAFFPSNLEERIYWQLFKWAVDEGLCDAVNAEFPDGDIKRRNSGYALDEVLNDMRKYLSGGKEAPNLCKLLAGSEGTLAFAYELKLNLVPLPPKDRVLVCVHCNSLDEAFAGNVRTLENGRGVVAIELIDDKILQLSKNNIEQNKNRFFVHGDPAAILCIEIAGESRENVDSMADGIEADLKEHSCGYEFTRVYGADIKRVWALRKAGLGLLSGMPGDAKPVSLIEDTAVSPKRLAEYIKDIKQMLDGFKLSCVYYGHISVGELHLRPILNLKDAHDRYLFKAVAQETAKIVKKHHGSLSGEHGDGRLRGEFLPLMFGHKVYKLFKDLKAVWDPHLIFNEGKIVGTPSMDTCLRYEVEQKYVAEKYLNKVPKKYLEDVGKTTDAEKFETYFDFTQQKGLFCAIEQCNGNGDCKRPAEMGGVICPAFKAGKEERFSTRARANMMREVLTNGSIKRGATHNLLTDNVIHNSRRNPFLDNATYELLNECLSCKACKSECPSNVDMTRLKAEFLQHRFDARGVPFRNFMVAHMPQIEKLGSRFAPIYNLFASWKLSSGIIKKLINFSPDRTIPTLSKTSLRALAKKLHHPVPQALEGRAETVATKYYNGKVYLFADEFTNHMEAKLGVTFIKLLNKLGYEVVIPKHYESGRTALSKGMLKLARKFAFKNVDVLKDVVTEEHPLVGIEPSCILSFRDEYPSLLRGDMAVAAKKLAKNCLLFDEFIMREVNAGKISYESFTISKAEIWLHGHCHQKALVGTALTEAMLNLPVNYNVHVIPSGCCGMAGSYGYEKEHYKSSMAIGEEVLFPAVRKVQKMQQEAAAEGNTCKYIVSAPGTSCREQIFDGTGVRALHPIEVLYNALK from the coding sequence AAGTGCCTATAGGGAAATACCTTATGGCGTTTGTTTTCCGGCAGGCATAGAGGACATTCGCCTGGCAATTAGCGTTGCGGGCGCCAATGGAATTTCTCTAATTCCCCGTACTGCTGGGACCTCTCTTGCGGGGCAGGTTGTGGGGAGCGGTTTGGTGGCTGATGTCTCCAAATATATGGACCGTATTCTGGAGGTCAATAAAGCAGAACATTGGGCCAGAGTTCAGCCGGGCGTTGTGCTGGATAAATTGAATCTTTATCTGGCAAAAGACGGATTGTTTTTTGGGCCTGAGACTTCTACGTCCAACAGGTGCTGCGTTGGCGGCATGGTAGGCAACAATTCCAGCGGCAGCCATTCTTTGGTTTATGGAACTTCACGTGCTAATCTTATTGAGGCTAAGGTAGTTCTGAGCGACGGCACCCTTGCGGTTTTCTCAAAAGAGAGAGCTGCCGAGGTTATAAATAAAATCAAAGTTAAGGCTGAGGAGTTCAAAAAAAGTATCTATGACGGTACGGGGAAATTTAGCGAGAGAGGTTTGGCTAAAGCTTTTTTCCCATCCAATCTGGAAGAGAGAATTTATTGGCAGCTCTTTAAATGGGCTGTGGATGAGGGCCTTTGCGATGCCGTTAATGCTGAGTTTCCTGATGGCGACATTAAGCGCCGCAATTCCGGCTATGCGCTGGATGAGGTGCTAAATGATATGCGCAAATATCTGTCGGGAGGAAAAGAGGCTCCAAATTTATGCAAGCTGCTTGCCGGCTCCGAGGGTACATTGGCCTTTGCTTATGAGCTGAAACTCAATCTTGTACCGCTTCCGCCAAAAGACAGGGTGCTGGTTTGCGTGCATTGCAATTCTTTGGATGAGGCGTTTGCCGGGAATGTGAGGACGTTGGAAAACGGGCGCGGAGTTGTGGCGATTGAGCTGATTGACGATAAGATTTTGCAGCTGAGCAAGAATAATATTGAGCAGAATAAAAATAGATTTTTTGTGCACGGGGACCCGGCCGCTATTTTGTGCATTGAGATTGCGGGGGAGAGCAGGGAGAATGTTGATTCAATGGCAGATGGAATAGAAGCTGATTTGAAGGAGCATAGCTGCGGTTATGAGTTTACGCGTGTATATGGAGCTGATATAAAGAGAGTTTGGGCATTGCGCAAGGCGGGCCTGGGATTGCTTTCAGGTATGCCGGGAGATGCAAAGCCTGTCTCTTTGATTGAGGATACTGCTGTCTCTCCCAAGCGTTTGGCAGAATACATTAAGGATATAAAACAAATGCTGGACGGCTTTAAGCTGAGCTGTGTTTATTACGGCCATATCAGTGTTGGAGAGCTGCATTTGCGCCCTATTCTTAATCTTAAAGATGCTCACGACAGATACTTGTTCAAGGCTGTCGCACAGGAGACTGCAAAGATTGTAAAGAAGCATCACGGCTCTCTTAGCGGAGAGCATGGGGATGGAAGATTGAGGGGTGAGTTTTTGCCGCTTATGTTTGGCCATAAGGTGTACAAGCTGTTTAAAGATTTGAAGGCGGTGTGGGATCCTCATTTGATTTTTAATGAGGGAAAGATTGTAGGTACTCCGTCAATGGATACATGCTTGAGATATGAAGTTGAGCAAAAATATGTTGCGGAGAAATATCTGAATAAAGTTCCTAAAAAATATTTGGAGGATGTCGGGAAAACAACTGATGCTGAGAAGTTTGAAACGTATTTTGATTTTACTCAGCAGAAGGGTTTGTTCTGTGCAATTGAGCAGTGCAACGGCAACGGAGATTGCAAGCGTCCGGCCGAGATGGGAGGGGTAATTTGTCCTGCGTTTAAAGCGGGGAAAGAGGAGAGATTTTCTACCCGCGCAAGGGCGAATATGATGCGCGAGGTTTTGACAAACGGAAGTATAAAAAGGGGTGCGACTCACAACCTTTTAACTGATAATGTAATTCATAACAGCAGGCGTAATCCTTTTTTGGATAATGCCACGTATGAACTTCTTAATGAGTGTCTTAGCTGCAAGGCCTGCAAGAGCGAGTGTCCTTCAAATGTAGATATGACAAGGTTGAAGGCGGAATTTTTGCAGCACAGATTTGATGCCCGCGGAGTTCCGTTCCGCAACTTTATGGTGGCGCACATGCCGCAGATAGAGAAGCTTGGCTCCCGCTTTGCTCCTATTTATAACTTGTTTGCTTCCTGGAAGTTATCATCCGGAATAATAAAGAAATTAATTAATTTTTCTCCCGACAGAACTATACCAACGCTGAGCAAGACATCTTTGCGCGCTTTGGCTAAGAAACTGCACCATCCTGTACCTCAGGCGCTTGAAGGAAGAGCAGAAACTGTCGCGACAAAATATTATAACGGAAAAGTTTATCTTTTTGCCGATGAGTTTACAAATCACATGGAGGCAAAGCTGGGCGTTACTTTTATCAAGTTGCTAAATAAGCTTGGTTATGAGGTTGTTATACCAAAGCATTATGAGAGCGGTAGAACGGCTTTGTCTAAAGGAATGCTTAAGCTTGCGCGCAAGTTTGCATTTAAAAATGTTGATGTATTAAAAGATGTTGTCACAGAAGAACATCCTCTTGTTGGAATAGAACCATCTTGTATTCTGAGCTTTAGGGACGAGTATCCCTCTTTGCTGAGGGGCGATATGGCGGTTGCCGCAAAGAAGCTTGCAAAAAATTGTTTGCTGTTTGATGAGTTCATAATGAGGGAAGTGAATGCCGGGAAAATATCCTATGAATCATTTACAATCTCAAAGGCGGAGATATGGCTTCACGGGCATTGCCACCAGAAAGCGCTGGTAGGCACCGCTTTAACAGAAGCAATGCTTAACCTGCCCGTTAATTATAACGTTCATGTAATTCCAAGCGGATGCTGCGGAATGGCCGGTTCATACGGTTATGAAAAAGAGCACTACAAGAGTTCCATGGCAATTGGAGAAGAGGTGCTTTTCCCTGCAGTCCGCAAGGTTCAAAAGATGCAGCAAGAGGCTGCGGCCGAGGGTAATACATGTAAGTATATAGTTTCCGCTCCCGGTACTAGCTGCCGCGAGCAAATCTTTGACGGAACCGGAGTGAGGGCTTTGCATCCAATTGAGGTTCTGTATAATGCTTTAAAATAA